Proteins from a genomic interval of Deltaproteobacteria bacterium:
- a CDS encoding SOS response-associated peptidase: MCGRFTRSSPPQAIAEEFGVGLDALAPPAPRFNVCPSEDVLVVARSAAFEEAGTPAAGFMRWGLVPWFARDPKGGPRAINARAETIAANRTFRAAFARRRCLVVADGFYEWRRSGAERAPWFIRLRSRRPFAFAGVWDRWTSEEGTPLLSCAIVTCDANGVVAPIHDRMPVIVPRAARATWLARAASPADLVALLRPHPEDAMEAYPVSKLVNAPRHDGPECIRPLVPSAGREGRVP; this comes from the coding sequence ATGTGCGGCCGCTTCACCCGTTCGAGCCCACCGCAGGCGATCGCCGAGGAGTTCGGCGTCGGGCTCGACGCCCTCGCGCCGCCGGCGCCGCGCTTCAACGTGTGTCCGAGCGAGGACGTGCTCGTGGTCGCGCGGAGCGCGGCGTTCGAGGAAGCGGGCACCCCGGCGGCGGGCTTCATGCGCTGGGGGCTCGTGCCGTGGTTCGCGCGCGACCCGAAGGGCGGACCGCGCGCGATCAACGCCCGCGCCGAGACGATCGCCGCGAATCGCACCTTCCGCGCCGCGTTCGCGCGCCGGCGCTGTCTCGTCGTGGCGGACGGCTTCTACGAGTGGCGGCGGAGCGGCGCCGAGCGCGCGCCGTGGTTCATCCGTCTGCGCTCGCGGCGGCCGTTCGCGTTCGCCGGCGTGTGGGACCGCTGGACGTCGGAGGAGGGGACGCCGCTCCTCAGCTGCGCGATCGTGACGTGCGACGCCAACGGCGTGGTCGCGCCGATCCACGATCGCATGCCGGTGATCGTGCCGCGCGCGGCGCGCGCGACGTGGCTCGCGCGCGCCGCGTCGCCCGCCGACCTCGTGGCGCTCCTGCGTCCCCATCCCGAGGACGCGATGGAGGCGTACCCGGTCTCGAAGCTCGTGAACGCGCCGCGCCACGACGGACCGGAGTGCATCCGACCGCTCGTGCCGTCCGCGGGGCGCGAGGGCCGGGTTCCTTAG
- a CDS encoding sigma-54-dependent Fis family transcriptional regulator, which produces MATLTVIEEARAATPRGPSAGGLTRLVGGSPAMERLRARVVRVLPTAVPVLLQGETGTGKELLARAIHGGGPRRHGPFVPVNCGALSAELIDAELFGHERGAFTGAIGRRLGRAAEADGGTLFLDEIGELPPLLQCKLLRLLQEGEVQRVGADRPVVVDVRVVAATNRDLRDLVERGAFRADCYYRLSGVVIEVPPLRDRADDVMELADRIVARTVGDLGRPGLALDEAARRTLAAYPWPGNVRELENVVREVVLYAEGPAIGAADVRLALAARSARTVVALGAAELVECLRRCDGNVTRAARELGVSRPTLYKRLRDRGLECATFRPPSAAVRRRFGAAG; this is translated from the coding sequence ATGGCGACGCTCACGGTGATCGAAGAGGCGCGGGCCGCGACGCCGCGCGGTCCGTCGGCGGGCGGGCTTACCCGGCTCGTCGGGGGAAGCCCGGCGATGGAGCGGCTGCGCGCGCGCGTGGTGCGCGTGCTGCCGACGGCGGTGCCCGTGCTGCTCCAGGGCGAGACCGGCACCGGCAAAGAGCTCCTGGCGCGGGCCATCCACGGCGGCGGTCCGCGTCGCCACGGCCCGTTCGTGCCGGTGAACTGCGGCGCGCTCTCGGCCGAGCTCATCGACGCCGAGCTGTTCGGGCACGAACGCGGCGCCTTCACGGGGGCGATCGGGCGACGGCTCGGTCGCGCGGCCGAGGCCGACGGGGGCACGCTCTTCCTCGACGAGATCGGCGAGCTGCCGCCGCTCCTCCAGTGCAAGCTCCTGCGGCTCCTCCAGGAGGGCGAGGTGCAGCGCGTAGGCGCCGATCGGCCGGTCGTCGTCGACGTGCGCGTGGTCGCGGCGACGAACCGCGACCTTCGCGACCTCGTCGAGCGCGGGGCCTTCCGCGCCGACTGCTACTACCGGCTGAGCGGCGTCGTCATCGAGGTGCCGCCGCTCCGGGACCGCGCCGACGACGTGATGGAGCTCGCCGATCGGATCGTGGCGCGGACGGTCGGCGACCTCGGGCGGCCGGGACTCGCGCTCGACGAGGCGGCCCGGCGGACGCTCGCCGCCTATCCGTGGCCAGGCAACGTGCGCGAGCTCGAGAACGTCGTCCGCGAGGTCGTCCTCTACGCCGAGGGCCCGGCGATCGGCGCTGCCGACGTGCGCCTCGCGCTCGCGGCGCGCAGCGCGCGGACGGTCGTCGCGCTCGGGGCGGCCGAGCTCGTCGAGTGCCTGCGCCGCTGCGACGGCAACGTGACGCGCGCGGCGCGCGAGCTCGGCGTGAGCCGCCCGACGCTCTACAAGCGGCTGCGCGACCGCGGTCTCGAGTGCGCGACGTTCCGGCCGCCGTCGGCGGCGGTCCGGCGGCGGTTCGGCGCCGCCGGCTGA
- the glgC gene encoding glucose-1-phosphate adenylyltransferase, with the protein MARSSSSDVVAMVLAGGEGKRLYPLTRDRAKPAVPFGGRYRIIDFVLSNFVNSGISKISVLTQYKAGSLMQHLARGWQLAPQLGHYVAPVPASMNVGPQWFRGSADAVFQNLDVLENEQPREVCVFGADHIYQMDVCQMLEYHRERGADVTVAVIPVPAADMDQFGIVDCSAAGTIVAFREKPPVDADATGTRLASMGLYVFDCAALVRAVTADAERTDSSHDFGKDVLPRMVEGSATVVAYDFSTNTIPDMRDGQRGYWRDVGTIDMYWRTSEDLISISPQLNLYNPRWPTLSAYYPHPPAKFVFADPEGQRRGVAIDSMVSEGCIISGGHVERSILSPRVRVNSYAQVKESILFDGVEVGRHARVRRAIVDKGVVVPPGMTIGYDPAEDRRRFTVSEGGVVVVPKNADLGALP; encoded by the coding sequence ATGGCCAGAAGCAGCTCGAGCGACGTCGTCGCGATGGTCCTCGCCGGCGGCGAGGGGAAGCGCCTCTACCCACTGACCCGCGACCGGGCCAAGCCGGCCGTCCCCTTCGGCGGCCGCTACCGCATCATCGATTTCGTCCTCTCCAACTTCGTCAACTCGGGCATCTCGAAGATCAGCGTGCTCACCCAGTACAAGGCGGGCTCGTTGATGCAGCACCTGGCGCGCGGCTGGCAGCTGGCCCCCCAGCTCGGACACTACGTCGCGCCCGTCCCGGCCTCCATGAACGTCGGCCCGCAGTGGTTCCGCGGCAGCGCGGATGCCGTCTTCCAGAACCTCGATGTACTCGAGAACGAGCAGCCGCGCGAGGTCTGCGTCTTCGGCGCCGACCACATCTACCAAATGGACGTCTGCCAGATGCTCGAATACCATCGCGAGCGCGGCGCCGACGTCACCGTCGCGGTGATCCCGGTGCCGGCGGCCGACATGGACCAGTTCGGCATCGTCGACTGCAGCGCCGCGGGCACCATCGTCGCCTTCCGTGAAAAGCCGCCCGTCGACGCCGACGCGACGGGCACGCGGCTCGCGTCGATGGGCCTCTACGTCTTCGACTGCGCGGCCCTCGTCCGCGCGGTGACCGCCGACGCCGAGCGCACGGACTCCTCGCACGACTTCGGGAAGGACGTGCTGCCGCGCATGGTCGAAGGCTCGGCGACCGTCGTCGCCTACGATTTCTCGACCAACACGATCCCCGACATGCGCGACGGTCAACGCGGCTACTGGCGCGACGTCGGCACGATCGACATGTATTGGCGGACGTCCGAGGACCTCATCTCGATCAGCCCGCAGCTCAACCTCTACAACCCGCGCTGGCCGACGCTTTCCGCCTACTATCCGCACCCGCCGGCGAAATTCGTCTTCGCCGATCCCGAAGGCCAGCGGCGCGGCGTCGCGATCGACTCGATGGTGTCGGAGGGGTGCATCATCAGCGGCGGCCACGTCGAGCGCTCGATCTTGAGCCCGCGCGTGCGCGTGAACAGCTACGCCCAGGTGAAAGAGTCCATTCTCTTCGACGGCGTCGAGGTCGGCCGCCACGCCCGCGTCCGGCGGGCGATCGTCGACAAGGGCGTGGTCGTCCCGCCCGGCATGACCATCGGTTACGACCCGGCCGAGGACCGGCGCCGCTTCACGGTGAGCGAAGGCGGCGTGGTCGTCGTACCGAAGAACGCCGACCTCGGCGCGCTGCCATGA
- a CDS encoding 2-oxoglutarate dehydrogenase E1 component, with the protein MSSLDFVSRVNADYVEEQYRRYRADPGSVDERWALFFAGFEMADGGAHGGNGHAAPVVRLAPHRTTAPDVEPVLGVFGLVHAYRELGHLMAHLNPLAPSPAGHPLLEPSEFGFSPSDMERVITCADFKGCKTAALGELIERLQATYCRTFGVEYFHIQEREQRLWLAERMEPTSNRPELSADERRGVLDDLVLAEGFEQFLQLRYTTAKRFSLEGGDALIPLLDTLVEEAGGLGVEEMVLGMPHRGRLNVLANILRKPYEMILAEFEGTFLAKAATGDGDVKYHLGYSHDYVTRAGHKVHLSLSANPSHLEAINPVIEGMVRAKQNHLGDGERSRVVSVLMHGDAAFTGQGIVAETLGLSELEGYRTGGTIHIIVNNQIGFTTSPESYRFTPYPSDVSKIIQAPVFHVNGDDPEAAVQAARLAIAFRQRFKKDVIIDLVCYRRHGHNELDDPTFTQPVMYRAVADHPTPLALYRKRLVADGVVTDADVDRRMKAFRDLLDDAQAYARDFMPRQPVFAFGGLWRGLGWAGNDWTAKTAVSAEVLREVADAFVRVPDGFHPNPKVVKLMEQRAAMVRDGEHIDWGCAEALAIGSLVLEGTPVRMSGQDVGRGTFSHRHAVFHDVENGARWVPLDNIRPGQGKFLILDTMLSENAVLGFEFGFSWADPHKLVIWEAQFGDFANGAQVIIDQFVASSESKWQRMSGLVMLLPHGMEGQGPEHSSARLERYLQLCADMNMQVCNLTTPAQYFHALRRQMHRSFRKPLVIMSPKMLLRYKWAVSSARELTDGAFCTVLDEPAARTVDVGVAIDPRKVTRVILCSGKVYYSLLAGRTEREIDTTAIVRVEQLHPFPRQELVGILAGYPAARQVFWVQEEPSNMGAWHFIWNQMRSVLPDTHTLAYVGRRAAASPATGSYKIHQQEEAELINRAFAR; encoded by the coding sequence ATGAGCTCCCTCGACTTCGTGAGCCGGGTCAACGCCGACTACGTCGAGGAGCAGTATCGGCGCTATCGCGCCGACCCGGGCTCGGTCGACGAACGCTGGGCGTTGTTCTTCGCCGGGTTCGAGATGGCCGACGGCGGCGCCCACGGCGGCAACGGACATGCCGCGCCGGTCGTGCGCCTCGCGCCCCACCGCACGACCGCGCCCGACGTCGAGCCCGTGCTCGGCGTGTTCGGGCTGGTGCACGCGTACCGCGAGCTCGGCCATCTGATGGCGCACCTGAATCCGCTCGCGCCGTCGCCCGCGGGCCATCCGCTCCTCGAGCCGTCCGAGTTCGGCTTCAGCCCGAGCGACATGGAGCGGGTCATCACGTGCGCCGACTTCAAGGGATGCAAGACGGCGGCCCTGGGCGAGCTGATCGAGCGCCTGCAGGCGACCTACTGCCGCACCTTCGGCGTCGAATACTTCCACATCCAGGAACGCGAGCAGCGGCTCTGGCTCGCCGAGCGCATGGAGCCGACGTCGAACCGACCCGAGCTCTCGGCCGACGAGCGCCGCGGCGTGCTCGACGATCTCGTGCTGGCGGAAGGCTTCGAGCAGTTTCTGCAGCTGCGCTATACGACGGCCAAGCGCTTCTCGCTCGAGGGTGGCGACGCGCTGATCCCGCTCCTCGACACGCTCGTCGAGGAGGCCGGCGGCCTCGGGGTCGAGGAGATGGTCCTCGGCATGCCGCATCGCGGCCGCCTGAACGTCCTCGCCAACATCCTCCGGAAGCCCTACGAGATGATTCTCGCCGAGTTCGAGGGGACCTTTCTCGCGAAGGCGGCGACGGGCGACGGCGACGTCAAGTATCACCTGGGCTACTCGCACGACTACGTGACGCGCGCCGGGCACAAGGTGCACTTGTCGCTCAGCGCGAATCCGAGCCACCTCGAGGCCATCAATCCGGTGATCGAGGGTATGGTGCGCGCCAAGCAGAACCACCTCGGCGACGGCGAGCGCTCGCGCGTCGTGTCCGTGCTGATGCACGGCGACGCGGCGTTCACGGGGCAGGGGATCGTCGCCGAGACGCTCGGCCTGTCGGAGCTCGAGGGCTATCGCACCGGCGGGACCATCCACATCATCGTCAACAACCAGATCGGGTTCACGACCTCGCCCGAGTCGTACCGGTTCACGCCGTATCCGAGCGACGTGTCGAAGATCATCCAGGCGCCGGTCTTCCACGTGAACGGGGACGATCCCGAGGCCGCCGTGCAGGCGGCGCGGCTCGCGATCGCCTTCCGGCAGCGCTTCAAGAAGGACGTGATCATCGACCTCGTCTGCTACCGGCGTCACGGCCACAACGAGCTCGACGACCCGACCTTCACACAGCCCGTGATGTACCGCGCGGTCGCGGATCACCCGACGCCGCTCGCCCTCTATCGGAAGCGGCTGGTCGCCGACGGCGTGGTGACGGACGCGGACGTCGATCGGCGGATGAAGGCGTTCCGAGACCTTCTCGACGACGCCCAGGCGTACGCGCGCGACTTCATGCCGCGCCAGCCCGTCTTCGCCTTCGGCGGGCTCTGGCGCGGGCTCGGCTGGGCGGGCAACGACTGGACCGCGAAGACCGCGGTGTCGGCCGAGGTGCTGCGTGAAGTCGCGGACGCGTTCGTACGGGTGCCCGACGGCTTCCACCCCAATCCGAAGGTGGTGAAGCTCATGGAGCAGCGCGCGGCCATGGTGCGCGACGGCGAGCACATCGACTGGGGCTGCGCGGAGGCGCTCGCGATCGGCTCGCTCGTGCTCGAGGGCACCCCCGTCCGCATGAGCGGCCAGGACGTCGGCCGCGGCACGTTCAGCCATCGCCACGCCGTGTTCCACGACGTCGAAAACGGGGCCCGCTGGGTGCCGCTCGACAACATCCGACCCGGGCAGGGCAAGTTCCTCATCCTCGACACCATGTTGTCGGAGAACGCCGTCCTCGGCTTCGAGTTCGGGTTCAGCTGGGCCGACCCGCACAAGCTCGTGATCTGGGAAGCGCAGTTCGGCGACTTCGCCAACGGCGCGCAGGTCATCATCGATCAGTTCGTCGCGAGCTCCGAGTCGAAATGGCAGCGCATGAGCGGCCTCGTGATGCTCCTCCCGCATGGGATGGAGGGGCAGGGGCCGGAGCACTCCAGCGCCCGGCTCGAGCGCTACCTGCAGCTCTGCGCCGACATGAACATGCAGGTCTGCAACCTGACGACGCCGGCGCAGTACTTCCACGCGCTGCGCCGCCAGATGCACCGCTCGTTCCGGAAGCCGCTCGTCATCATGAGCCCGAAGATGCTGCTGCGGTACAAGTGGGCGGTATCGTCGGCGCGCGAGCTCACCGACGGGGCGTTCTGCACGGTGCTCGACGAGCCGGCGGCGAGGACCGTCGACGTCGGGGTCGCGATCGATCCGCGGAAGGTGACGCGCGTGATCCTCTGCAGCGGCAAGGTCTACTATTCGCTGCTGGCGGGGCGGACCGAGCGCGAGATCGACACGACCGCGATCGTTCGCGTGGAGCAGCTGCATCCGTTCCCGCGCCAGGAGCTCGTCGGGATCCTCGCCGGCTACCCGGCGGCGCGGCAGGTGTTCTGGGTGCAGGAAGAGCCGTCCAACATGGGCGCCTGGCACTTCATCTGGAACCAGATGCGTTCCGTGCTGCCGGACACCCACACGCTTGCGTACGTCGGGCGGCGGGCGGCCGCGAGCCCGGCGACCGGCTCCTACAAGATCCACCAGCAAGAAGAAGCCGAGCTCATCAATCGGGCGTTCGCGCGCTGA
- the odhB gene encoding 2-oxoglutarate dehydrogenase complex dihydrolipoyllysine-residue succinyltransferase, giving the protein MAFEVRIPTLGESVTEGVIVRWAKQDGERVERDEILLELETDKASMEIAAERAGVLRIVKEAGATVAVGEVVARVEEGGASAAVPSPSAAAPPPAAAPPPTAPAAPSPLPSAPPPAGPAKSPPRPVGPLSPAVRHLIDEHALDPAAISASGRGGRLTKGDVLAHLEKEAAPAAAAPVAAPSIAPASAPAARGPVPVSAPSAAKEGEEVVPLSRLRKRIAERLVQAQHTAAILTTFNEVDLSAVMTLRAAHKDRFQKAHGVGLGFMSFFARACVTALAEVPAVNAEIRGDDVVYRHFVHLGVAVGTERGLVVPVVRNAHRRSFAEIEREILRLAGLAREGKLSIDDLSGGTFTISNGGVYGSLLSTPILNPPQSGILGMHKIEKRPVVVDDQIVVRPMMYLALSYDHRLVDGEQAVTFLVRVKERLEDPARLLLEV; this is encoded by the coding sequence ATGGCGTTCGAGGTGCGGATTCCGACGCTCGGCGAATCGGTGACGGAGGGCGTCATCGTGCGCTGGGCGAAGCAGGACGGCGAGCGCGTGGAGCGCGACGAGATCCTGCTCGAGCTCGAGACCGACAAGGCGAGCATGGAGATCGCCGCCGAGCGCGCCGGCGTGCTCCGCATCGTGAAGGAAGCGGGTGCGACCGTGGCGGTCGGCGAGGTCGTGGCGCGCGTCGAGGAGGGGGGCGCATCTGCCGCGGTGCCGAGCCCGTCCGCGGCCGCGCCGCCTCCCGCGGCCGCGCCGCCTCCCACGGCACCCGCCGCCCCGTCGCCGCTCCCGAGCGCGCCTCCGCCCGCAGGGCCGGCGAAGTCGCCGCCGCGACCCGTCGGGCCGCTCAGCCCGGCCGTTCGTCATTTGATCGACGAGCACGCGCTCGATCCCGCCGCCATCTCCGCGTCGGGGAGGGGAGGCCGCCTCACGAAAGGCGACGTGCTCGCGCATCTCGAGAAGGAGGCCGCGCCGGCGGCCGCCGCGCCCGTCGCGGCTCCGTCGATCGCGCCGGCATCGGCGCCGGCGGCGCGCGGCCCCGTGCCCGTCTCGGCGCCGAGCGCGGCGAAGGAGGGCGAGGAGGTCGTGCCGCTCAGCCGGCTCCGCAAGCGGATCGCCGAGCGGCTCGTCCAGGCGCAGCACACGGCGGCGATCCTCACGACCTTCAACGAGGTGGACCTGAGCGCCGTCATGACGCTGCGCGCTGCCCACAAGGATCGCTTCCAGAAGGCGCACGGCGTCGGGCTCGGGTTCATGTCGTTCTTCGCGCGCGCCTGCGTCACCGCGCTCGCGGAGGTCCCCGCGGTCAACGCCGAGATCCGCGGCGACGACGTCGTCTACAGGCACTTCGTGCACCTCGGGGTCGCCGTCGGCACCGAGCGGGGGCTCGTCGTGCCGGTGGTGCGGAACGCGCACCGGCGGTCGTTTGCCGAGATCGAGCGCGAGATCCTCCGACTCGCCGGACTCGCGCGCGAAGGCAAGCTCAGCATCGACGATCTCTCGGGCGGTACGTTCACCATCTCGAACGGAGGCGTCTACGGATCGCTGCTGTCGACGCCGATCCTGAACCCGCCGCAGAGCGGCATTCTCGGCATGCACAAGATCGAGAAGCGTCCGGTCGTCGTCGACGACCAGATCGTCGTCCGGCCGATGATGTACCTCGCGTTGTCGTACGATCATCGGCTGGTCGACGGCGAGCAGGCGGTGACGTTCCTCGTGCGCGTGAAAGAGCGTCTGGAGGATCCGGCACGCTTGCTCCTGGAGGTGTGA
- the lpdA gene encoding dihydrolipoyl dehydrogenase encodes MTSEAYDLIVIGSGPGGYVAAIRASQLGMRTAVVEKDATLGGTCLNVGCIPSKALLDSSELYHQAAGGLAVHGIGASGVTLDLPAMMARKDKVVKLGTSGLSGLFKKNKIDWVKGRGRFADARRLVVRDGDREQTIAGDRILIASGSEPSPLPALPFDGERVVSSTEALTLPAVPKHLLVIGGGAIGLELGSVWVRLGAKVTVVEFLDRIVPMMDRQMGIALQKALQKQGMTFLLQTAAVKSERTAGGMKVTLESKGQASEIEADVVLVSVGRRPHTDGLGAREIGVAFDERNRVVVNERFETSVAGVFAIGDVIAGPMLAHKAEEEGTAVVEMMAGHAAHVNYAALPNVVYTWPELASVGLTEEEATQQGIPLAVGACPFQANARARCLGETTGSVKMLADARTDRIVGVHVLGPRASDLIAEAAIAMEFGASAEDVARSVHAHPTLAEALKEAALAVGKRAIHL; translated from the coding sequence ATGACGAGCGAAGCCTACGACCTGATCGTCATCGGTTCGGGTCCGGGCGGGTACGTGGCGGCGATCCGCGCGTCCCAGCTCGGCATGCGGACCGCGGTCGTCGAGAAGGACGCGACGCTCGGCGGTACGTGCTTGAACGTCGGCTGCATTCCGAGCAAGGCGCTCCTCGACTCGAGCGAGCTCTATCATCAGGCGGCGGGCGGCCTCGCCGTCCACGGGATCGGGGCGAGCGGCGTCACCCTCGACCTTCCGGCGATGATGGCGCGCAAGGACAAGGTCGTGAAGCTCGGAACCTCCGGCCTCAGCGGTCTCTTCAAGAAGAACAAGATCGACTGGGTGAAGGGGCGGGGGCGTTTCGCCGATGCCCGTCGGCTGGTGGTGCGCGACGGCGACCGCGAGCAGACGATCGCCGGTGATCGGATCCTGATCGCGAGCGGCAGCGAGCCGAGCCCGTTGCCGGCCTTGCCGTTCGACGGCGAGCGCGTGGTGAGCTCGACCGAAGCGCTCACGTTGCCGGCGGTGCCGAAGCATCTGCTCGTGATCGGGGGCGGGGCGATCGGCCTCGAGCTCGGATCGGTGTGGGTGCGGCTCGGAGCGAAGGTCACGGTCGTCGAGTTCCTCGACCGGATCGTGCCCATGATGGACCGCCAGATGGGCATCGCGCTGCAGAAGGCGCTCCAGAAGCAGGGCATGACGTTCCTGCTCCAGACCGCGGCCGTGAAGTCCGAGCGAACCGCCGGCGGCATGAAGGTGACGCTCGAATCGAAGGGGCAGGCGTCGGAGATCGAGGCGGACGTCGTGCTGGTGTCCGTCGGACGCCGCCCGCATACCGACGGCCTCGGCGCCCGTGAGATCGGGGTCGCGTTCGACGAGCGCAACCGTGTCGTCGTGAACGAACGCTTCGAGACGAGCGTGGCCGGCGTGTTCGCCATCGGCGACGTCATCGCCGGACCGATGCTCGCGCACAAGGCGGAGGAGGAGGGGACCGCCGTGGTCGAGATGATGGCCGGACACGCGGCCCACGTGAACTACGCGGCGCTCCCGAACGTCGTCTACACGTGGCCCGAGCTCGCGAGCGTCGGGCTGACGGAGGAGGAGGCGACGCAGCAGGGCATCCCGCTCGCGGTCGGCGCCTGTCCCTTCCAGGCGAACGCCCGCGCGCGGTGTCTCGGCGAAACCACCGGCTCGGTGAAGATGCTCGCCGACGCGCGAACCGACCGGATCGTCGGCGTCCACGTGCTCGGTCCGCGGGCCTCGGACCTGATCGCGGAAGCCGCGATCGCCATGGAGTTCGGCGCCTCCGCGGAGGACGTCGCCCGCTCCGTCCACGCGCACCCCACGCTCGCCGAGGCGCTCAAGGAAGCGGCGCTGGCCGTCGGGAAGCGCGCGATCCACCTATAA
- a CDS encoding (2Fe-2S)-binding protein, with amino-acid sequence MIVCLCANVSERELVETITAGATTVKEIGRRCGAGTGCGGCKPLIRECLARCRAAVARESAYAADAAPLAAGQV; translated from the coding sequence ATGATCGTGTGCCTGTGCGCCAACGTCTCCGAACGCGAGCTCGTCGAGACCATCACGGCAGGGGCCACCACCGTGAAGGAGATCGGACGTCGGTGCGGCGCCGGGACCGGTTGTGGCGGCTGCAAGCCGCTCATCCGCGAATGCCTCGCCCGGTGTCGCGCCGCGGTCGCTCGGGAGTCGGCGTACGCGGCCGACGCCGCCCCGCTCGCGGCCGGGCAGGTCTGA
- the bfr gene encoding bacterioferritin yields MKGNKRVIEFLNDVLTGELTSVNQYFIHAKMCQNWGYRALAAHIRKESIDEMKHADDLIERILYLEGLPNLQRLYKVSVGETVPEQLKLDRQLEVEAVARLNKGIALCSEVGDNGTRELAEHILVSEEEHLDWLETQLHLVATIGEAHYLAQQVRKDDD; encoded by the coding sequence ATGAAGGGCAACAAGCGCGTCATCGAGTTCCTGAACGACGTCCTGACCGGTGAGCTGACCTCGGTCAACCAGTACTTCATCCACGCCAAGATGTGTCAGAACTGGGGCTATCGCGCACTCGCCGCCCATATCCGGAAAGAGTCGATCGACGAGATGAAGCACGCCGACGACCTCATCGAACGCATCCTCTACCTGGAAGGCCTCCCGAACCTGCAACGGCTCTACAAGGTGAGCGTCGGGGAGACCGTGCCGGAGCAGTTGAAGCTCGACCGGCAGCTCGAGGTGGAGGCGGTCGCGCGCCTGAACAAGGGCATCGCGCTCTGTTCCGAGGTGGGCGACAACGGGACGCGCGAGCTCGCGGAGCACATCCTCGTCAGCGAGGAAGAGCACCTCGATTGGCTCGAGACCCAGCTGCACCTCGTGGCGACGATCGGCGAAGCGCACTACCTCGCGCAGCAGGTGCGGAAAGACGACGACTGA
- a CDS encoding right-handed parallel beta-helix repeat-containing protein, producing the protein MRIAPLAGGAVIGAIAAAALAFAGRAPNVRCGAVVDAEAVLDRDLRCEGIAVTLRNPRSVLQLNGHTIASARACPDGAAPSGIAVEGTADDAQILGPGLVQGFVTGVAVADAVRVQVRDVRIADSCGVGLLVVGTDGVRVRDGVFHRNGRSSEEGGAIRVEQSKRFLLDGADVFANATGAKGAAIDLRDCDQCRIVANRIVANAGPGLRLDPESRGAVLERNVVLDQRGVDVFDQSNDGTYVFNLFERGDGLRPPALWPPAGVRAAAPTGPTGCGTMHAVAGPLTTVGIECPTAGGVRGVRNGVIAYRLLNAFSLQPFSSSCDPVEVRPADDGHGGAVRCTNPNRLYPALLEVTCCLM; encoded by the coding sequence ATGCGGATCGCCCCGCTCGCCGGCGGCGCCGTGATCGGCGCCATCGCCGCGGCCGCCCTTGCATTCGCGGGGCGGGCCCCGAACGTGCGCTGCGGCGCCGTCGTCGACGCCGAGGCCGTCCTCGACCGCGACCTCCGCTGCGAAGGGATCGCCGTCACGCTGCGCAATCCGCGCAGCGTGCTGCAGCTGAACGGGCACACCATCGCCTCCGCACGCGCCTGCCCCGACGGCGCCGCGCCGAGCGGCATCGCCGTCGAGGGAACGGCCGACGACGCGCAGATCCTCGGTCCCGGCCTCGTGCAGGGATTCGTGACCGGGGTCGCCGTCGCCGACGCCGTCCGCGTCCAGGTGCGCGACGTCCGGATCGCCGACAGCTGCGGCGTCGGCCTCCTCGTCGTCGGCACCGACGGCGTGCGCGTCCGCGACGGCGTCTTCCACCGCAACGGCCGCAGCAGCGAGGAGGGAGGAGCGATCCGTGTCGAGCAGAGCAAGCGCTTCCTCCTCGACGGAGCGGACGTGTTCGCGAACGCGACGGGCGCGAAGGGCGCCGCGATCGACCTCCGCGACTGCGACCAATGCCGGATCGTCGCCAATCGCATCGTCGCGAACGCCGGACCGGGGCTCCGCCTCGATCCCGAGTCGCGCGGCGCGGTGCTCGAACGAAACGTCGTACTCGATCAGCGCGGCGTCGACGTCTTCGACCAGAGCAACGACGGCACCTACGTCTTCAACCTCTTCGAGCGCGGCGACGGGCTGCGCCCGCCCGCCCTCTGGCCGCCCGCCGGGGTGCGGGCCGCGGCCCCCACGGGGCCGACCGGATGCGGTACGATGCACGCCGTCGCGGGGCCTCTCACGACGGTCGGAATCGAATGCCCGACCGCCGGCGGCGTCCGCGGCGTGCGCAACGGCGTCATCGCGTATCGCCTGCTGAACGCCTTCTCGCTGCAGCCCTTTTCGTCGTCGTGCGATCCTGTCGAGGTCCGTCCCGCGGATGACGGCCACGGCGGCGCGGTGCGCTGCACCAACCCGAATCGCCTCTACCCGGCGTTGCTGGAAGTCACCTGCTGCCTGATGTGA